GCGGGAACAGGTGGTGGACCACCTGGAAGTTCAACCCGCCCAGGAGCCAACATAGCACGCGGCTCTTGCGCGCGAAGTCCACTGTCGTGTGGACCTGGTGGACCGCCCACGCATCTTCCATGCGGCGCCCGTCTCCGATCGGTTGCGGGAACTCGGCTTCCTCGACGCAGTGTGCCAGTTGGAACACCACCGTGAGCACCACCCCCACTACCGCCGTCACCACCGCGTAGAACGTGAGCACGACCCACCACGAGTGGACCATCATCGGGATTCCCAACAGGAGCCCGATCGAAACCGCCTTACCCGTCAGGAACACGACCAGGTCCCAGCCCCTGGGGCGCGGGATGCGGTGCGGCCCGATGGCCCCGGCAATCACGTCCCGGAAGTCGCCGTACAGGTGCCACAGGGCCGCGGTCACCCCGTACAGGGGCCACAGGTACAGGTGCTGCCACCGGTGGAACCAGAGACGCGGCTGCTGGGGCGCGAGCCGCGCGACGCGCCCCACATCAATGTCGGTGTCCTGGCCGGCCACGTTCGGGTACGTGTGGTGGTACACGACGTGCTTCCACTTCCACAGGTACGAGCTGGCCCCGATCAGATCGAGCGAGAGGGCCGCGAGCCGGTTCACCCAGGCGAACCGGGAGTAGGCGTGGTGCCCGCCGTCGTGCTGGATGCTGAACCCGACCGCGGAGATGGCGAGCGCGAGCGAGATCGAGAGCGGGGCCGCGAGCCACACGGTCGGCGCCGCGAACACGAGCAGCGCGTAGGAGGTCGCGAGCCACCCGAGGATCACCGCGGTCTTCAGGTACATGCGCCAGCAGTCGCGCTCGCTGCGCCCGGTCTCGGCGAAATACGCATCGGTCCGGCGCTTCAGTTCGTTCAGGAACCCGGCCTCGTCCTTCGGGAACTTCGGCTTCGGGTCCGAATGATCCAGTTGCGCGGGGGGCGCATGAGGGGCGAGTTCCGTTCGTACAGACATGAAGTCAGTTATCCGCCGGTTGCGGCGAATCCTTGCGCGGGAGAACCGGAGCCACGCCACACGATGCAGCGCGGGCGAACCGCTTCGTTGTGAGTGAGGGGTTCGTGCGAGGTAGGTATTATATCCCACAAGCGCGCGAGGCACGGTCGGAATCGGGCCGCGCCGCACGATTTACGAGCAATCTGGCGCTGCAACCTCACCCGATTCCACTGATTTCCAGTGAACCGAGAACGGTTCGCCGCGACGAGAATATTGCGAATTCGCTCGCGACCGGGCACGAGTTGCACGGCCAGTGCTTCCAGCGGCACAGGACCCGTTCGAGTTGTGCCTACTCTTTCTCGAACAGCGCGTTGACGAACGCATCCGGGTCGAACGGCTCCATGTCGTCGATCTGCTCGCCGACCCCCACGAACTTCACCGGCATCCCGAGTTTCTGTTTGATCGCGAACACCGAGCCGCCCTTTGCGGTGCCGTCCAGTTTCGACAGGATGATGCCGGTACACTTCACCGACTTCGAGAACTGTTCGGCCTGCGTGAGCGCGTTCTGCCCGGTCGTCGCGTCCAGCACCAGCAGCACTTCGTGAGGCGCACCGGGGATTTGTCGCGTCACGATGCGGTGAATCTTTTCCAGCTCTTTCATCAGGTGCGTCTGCGTGTGGAGCCGGCCCGCGGTGTCCACAATCAGGACATCGAACCCCCGCGCCTTGGCCTTCTCGCAGGCGTCGTGTGCCACCGCGGACGGGTCCGCGTTCTGGCCCTGTTTGACGATCTCGCAGCCGATCCGCCCGGCCCACACGGTCAGTTGTTCGACCGCCGCGGCGCGGAACGTGTCGCACGCCGCGAGCAGCACCTTCTTGCCGTCCGCGTGGAGCCGGTTCGCGAGTTTCGCGATGGACGTGGTTTTACCGGCCCCGTTCACCCCCGCGATCATGACCACGGTGGGGCCGCTGGCCTGGTAGTTGATGCCCGGGGCGGTGGCCGTGAGCAGCTCGCGGAGCTGGGCCTTCACGAACACTTCGACTTCGCCGGTGATTTCTTTGTCGCGGAACGCTTGCCGCACGCGGTCCACAATCAGGAGCGTGGCCTGTGTCCCCACGTCCGCGAGGTACAGGCGCTTCTCGAGTTCGTCCAGGAACGCCTGATCGACGCGCCCCTTCCCGCGGAGCAGGTCGAACACGCCACCGAAGACGCCCTTGGTCTTTGTCAGCCCCGCCTTGATGCCCTTGAACAGCCGCCCCAACATGCGCCGCCCTCGTGAGTGCGTGAGACCCTCATTGTATCGGACGCGGTTCCCGGCACATCCCGCCCCCGCGACAAAGCGCGTCACGGGCACGGGGGCTTCGGTTGACCGCGCAGCGCACCGGCCATATCATTAACTCAATCTGCAGAATGTGCCGCTTGTGCCGGCCGCAACGCCTCCCTGGTGTGTCGAGAGCGCTATGAGTACGGAACAACAACCGCCCGCGACCCAGCCCCTGGCCAAGACCGAACCGAAGGCGGAGCCGAACGTGCTCGCGGCGAGCCTCACGACCGGGTGGGAGAAATTCAAGCAGGGGGAGCTGGTCAGTTACCGGGTCATGGCGCTGGTTCTCGTCGTCACGGCGGCGATCGGGGTGACGTACTACATCCTCCACAGCAACAGTAAGGTCGAATCGGCCAAGTGGGTCGAGTGGGACTCGCTCGGGACGATCGCGTCGATGGAAGAGTACGCCAAGAAGAACCCGAACACGATCCAGGGCCGGCTCGCGACCCTCGACGTGGCCCGCATCCAGCTCGGGCAGGACGGCATCGACCGGTTCGCCGCGCCGGACCAAGACGTGCGCAAAAAGGCCGTCGAGAGCGTGGAGAAGGCCCGCGAGTCGTTCACCAAGTTGGTCGACGAGTTCAAGGACGATCCGCTCCTCAAGACGCAGTGCCTGCTCGGGTGCGCGAAGGCCGAGGCCGCGCTCGTGGGCATGACGAAAGAGGGCCAGCAGGACCAGTTCCGCGGCGACCCGAAGAAGGCCGTCGAGTGGCTCGACAAGGTCGCGGAATCCGCCCCGGACACGGACTGGGGCAAGGACAGCAAGAAGCTCGCCGACGAGCTCCGTAACCTGAACACCCAAGACCAAGTCATCAAGCTCCAGACGAGCGCGTACAACATCCCGGCGCCGACCCTCCCCGGACTCGACCCGAAGATGCCGCGCGACCCGATCCACGGCGGGCTCCCCGGTACCGCGCCGTAATTGATCAGAGAACAGAAGCCAGAGTTCAGAGAACAGAAATCAGAAGCCAGAGTTCAATACAGAGGTCGGACGACAGAGAACGGGGAACGAGGCGCTGACTTCTGGGCACGTGCCTCTGTCTTTCTCTGATCTCCGTCTTCTGTTCTCTGAACTCCGGCTTCTGATTTCTGTTCTCTGAACTCTGTCCTGTGATGTTTGCCACCATGTCCGACGAACTCGAAGACGATCTCATCCCGGAACCGGCGCCCGTCGCGTCCAGTGTGCGGTTCCGCGAACCCCTCGACCTGCTCGTGATGGTCAAGTCCGAGGGGATGCGCCTCGACCAGTACGTTCAGCTCCACCTGGGCGCGGACTTCAGCCGGTCGCTGGTGCAGCGCGCGATCGAGGCCGGCGGCATCACGGTCAACGGCAAACCGGTCACGAAGCCCAGCTACAAGGTGCGGAAGCACGAGCGGCTGCACGTCTCGATGCCGGAACCGACGCACGAGATCCCGGTCCCCGAAGACATCCCGCTCGACATCCTGTACCAGGACGAGTGGCTCGCGCTCGTCAACAAGCCGTCCGACATGGTCGTTCACCCCGCGAAGGGGAACTGGTCCGGTACGCTCGTTAACGCGCTCCAGTGGCACTTCCGCGCGCACCTGAGCACCGGGGCCGGCCACCTGCGGGCGGGCATCGTCCACCGGCTCGACAAGGACACCAGCGGCGTCATCCTCGTCGCGAAGGACGACCTCACGCACCGCGACCTCGCGATGCAGTTCGAGTCGCGCAAGGTGTTCAAGGAGTACGTCGCGATCGCGGCCGGGGAACTCGAGCGCGATTCCGACTACATCGAGGGGGCGCTCAAGATGCACCCCTACGACCGCCTCAAGATGATGGTTTCGACCGACCCCGACGCGAAGCACGCCCTGAGCTACTACGAGGTGCTGGAACGCTTCCGCGGGTTCACGCTGGTCAAGGTACAACCGCGAACGGGCCGCACGCACCAGATCCGCGTTCACCTGCTGCACGTCGGGTGCGCCGTGCTCGCGGACAAGATTTACGGCGGGCGATCGCAAATGAAGTTGTCGGAACTGGCACCCGGCACTCCCCAGACCGAAGACGAAGTGTTAATCGCGCGCCAGGCGCTTCATGCGTTCCGGCTCCGATTCCAGCACCCGCGAACGGGTCAGTGGATCGAAGCGGAAGCCCCGCTCCCGCCCGACATGCGCCGCGTCTTGGACGCACTGCGGGCACACCGAGCCGTGAGGTGAGAACGCGGAAGAGTTTTTGACAGGATTACCAGGATTCAGAAGAGCGTTTCTCTTGATCCTGGTAATCCTGTCAAAAACTCTTCCGTCCGACTTCGACACGACGGAGAAACGGTGTCACCGCGAGGTGTTTTCGCGGTGACCGAAAGTGAACGGCCGGTGGGTGTGCGACCCGCACACTGGCGCGTCGCACACCCACCGGCCGTTCGCCGGGAACCATCGACTCACTTCGGCGTGATGGTGATCTGCGCCTTGGGCTTCATCATCGAAATGACCGATTCGCGAATCCGCATCGCGTAGAGCATCTGCACGTCTTCCTTCACGCCCTTGTCCTCGAACTTCTTGGGCGCGCCCTGGCGCCGCGAGGTCACGAGGATCAGGTGGTAGCCGAACTCGGTGGCGACCACGTCGGTCATCTCATACGGCTTGAGCGCGAACGCGGCCTTCGCGAACGGCTCGACCATCGCCCCGGCGCGGGGGAAGAAGTTCAGGTCGCCGCCGTCCTTCTTGGACGGGCAGGTGGAGTACTCTTTCGCGTAGGCCGAGAACAGTTCGTCGGTCTTGTTGGTCCGGGCCTGCTCCTTCGCGAGCGCGTCCGCCGTGGGGGGCAGCGCGGCGACGGCCTTGGCCGCCTCCTGCTCCACGACCTGCTTGATGCCGCGCAGCTTCTGGGCCGCGTCCTTTTGCTTGGCCTCGTCGGTGCCCGGCGTCATGAGGATGTGCCGGGCGCGGACCATCGTGCCGTCGAACACCTCGGGGCTGCTGTCGAACAGTTGCTTGAGGGCCGCGTCGGTCCCCTGCTGCTGGACGAACTTCTCCCACTTCATCTGGGCCGTCACCTCGGACCGAAACTCGGCCTCGGTGAGCATCATCGCTTCGAGTTCCTTGACGTAGTCCTTCTTCGCGTCGGTCAGCTCCTTCTTCAGGTCGCCGATGAGCTTGTCGACGTCTTTATCGTCCACCGTCACCTTGAGGAGCGTGAGGTACTCGTCGATGAGGGCGTTCTCGATCAGGTGGGCCATGATCTCTTTGCGGGCCATCTCCTTGTGCGCGTCCGGGAACTGGCGCAGCGCGCGGTAGACGGCGACCTCGGGAATGGCCTTCCCGTTGACGGTCGCGGCGTTGCCGGTGGGCCGGACCTCGGGCGCTTTGGCGGCGGGCGTCACGGACGGCGCCACGCTCGGCGCTACGGGCGGTGTTGCGGGTACACCGGCGGGCGGCGCCCCCGGCGCGGGCGGTTGGGCAACGGCCGACGCGGCCAGGGCCGAACCGAGAACCAGGGCCGCGGCCCCGCGAATCGACTTGCGCATCTCGGACTTCCTCCAGGCGAATCGGGTGCCCCTACTAGCCCCCCAACAAGGCACCCCGGGTCTACGAAGGCCGTGCTGATAGCGGGGGCGAAAAGAGGCGTCAAGTCGGAGTTCCGTGTATGAGAGCTCCACGTTCCAAGTTCCAGAGTTCCAAGTAAAGACAGAAAACCGTCCCGTGTCTCTTCTTGGAACTCTGGAACTTTGGAACGTGGAACTTTGGAACTCTGAAGTTAGGTGTGAACCGAGTCGAACGCGACGAGCGCGGGCGGGCCGAAGACGATGACGGGCAGCCACGCGGCCAGCGCCGCGGGGAGCACGTCCTGGTCGCCCAAATACTTGCACGCGATCACGAACAGGAACAGCCCGCCGGAGATCAAAAGGCACAGGCCCGAACTGATGATGACGTGCCGGTTCGGGTTCCACAGGATCACCGACAGCCCGAACACCACCATCAGCATACCGACGAACGGGCGCGTCACGCGGGTGTGGAACAGCACGGCCATTTTCCCGCGCCGCCGCGGTTCCGGGTCGATGAGCATTTCGCGGAGGTCGGTAGTGGACGCATAAACGTACCACGCCCCGCCGCGGCACACCGTGTCGTAGTCCGCGTCCTGAACTTTGATGAAGAACCGACTGGTGCCCAGAACCGTGAGGTTGGTCGGCAGTTTCCCCTCGAACGACTCGGGGGCCGTGCGCGTGAGGAGCCACCCGCCGGTGAGCGGGTCGTCACCGTTCTTCGGGATGAAGACGGCTTCTTCGGCGGTCAGGTGCAGCATCCCGCTCGGCGAGTTCTCCGGGAACGTGACGCACATCCGGTCCACGCGCCGGTCCTTCTTGTACCCGGCGAACCCCTCGAAGTGAATGCCGCTGGCGTCGTAAGCGCCCATCAGCACTTGCGCCTTCGCCCGGTCCGGGTCGTCGCGCTGCATCGTCAACTGGTCGGCCACTTCGGGGATCACGAACTGCTGGTTCAGTGGCGCGAGCGCGAGCGTGAGCGCCGAGCCGAGGAGCACCGGGCGCACCGCGCGGCGCGTGGGCACGCCCGCGGACAGGAGCGGCAGCAGTTCGTTGTTGCGCTGCATCCAGGCCACGGTGAACGCGCCGGCGATCAGCGTCATGAAGTTGCCCAGCAGGTCGAACAGTTCCGGTACGCGGTTCCCGTAATAAACGGTGATGTGCCGCACGGACGCCGCGAACCCGCCCGGCTTGTTCACGAAGTCATCGAGGTGCGTGAACAGGTCGATCACGACGAACAGCGAGATCAAGCTGACCAGCACGATCGCGTAGGACCGGAAGAAGGTCACCAGGAACATGCGGTCGATGGCGGTAATCACGGGCGCGCCCCCCCCGCGGCGACCGCGCCCCCGACCACCTGCCCCGCGGCCCCGGCCGTCAAGCGTTCGTTCTTCGATCGCGGTTTGTAGTTCTGGATGAACTGAATCACGAACTCGTCGTTCTCGCTCGCCGCCACGAACCCGTACCCGTTCGCGCGCAACTCGCGCAGCGCTTCACCCTCCGACCACCCGTGGTACTCCATCCGATAGATCGCGGTGAGCCGACCGGTCCGGTGCAACCCTGCCTTGCAGTGCAAAAGAATGGGATAGTTCTTCTCGTCGTCGAGCAGCGCGATCCACTCCTTCACGGCCGGCGGCTCGGTTTCGAGCGTGTTGCCGGGCGGGAGAATATCGGGCGTGATAAGCCGGTACCC
The Gemmata palustris DNA segment above includes these coding regions:
- a CDS encoding RluA family pseudouridine synthase; this translates as MSDELEDDLIPEPAPVASSVRFREPLDLLVMVKSEGMRLDQYVQLHLGADFSRSLVQRAIEAGGITVNGKPVTKPSYKVRKHERLHVSMPEPTHEIPVPEDIPLDILYQDEWLALVNKPSDMVVHPAKGNWSGTLVNALQWHFRAHLSTGAGHLRAGIVHRLDKDTSGVILVAKDDLTHRDLAMQFESRKVFKEYVAIAAGELERDSDYIEGALKMHPYDRLKMMVSTDPDAKHALSYYEVLERFRGFTLVKVQPRTGRTHQIRVHLLHVGCAVLADKIYGGRSQMKLSELAPGTPQTEDEVLIARQALHAFRLRFQHPRTGQWIEAEAPLPPDMRRVLDALRAHRAVR
- a CDS encoding fatty acid desaturase family protein, with protein sequence MSVRTELAPHAPPAQLDHSDPKPKFPKDEAGFLNELKRRTDAYFAETGRSERDCWRMYLKTAVILGWLATSYALLVFAAPTVWLAAPLSISLALAISAVGFSIQHDGGHHAYSRFAWVNRLAALSLDLIGASSYLWKWKHVVYHHTYPNVAGQDTDIDVGRVARLAPQQPRLWFHRWQHLYLWPLYGVTAALWHLYGDFRDVIAGAIGPHRIPRPRGWDLVVFLTGKAVSIGLLLGIPMMVHSWWVVLTFYAVVTAVVGVVLTVVFQLAHCVEEAEFPQPIGDGRRMEDAWAVHQVHTTVDFARKSRVLCWLLGGLNFQVVHHLFPRVCHVHYPALSRIIENTCHDFGVRYSAHRTFLAGVASHFRWLRQLGRPQAIPG
- a CDS encoding peptidylprolyl isomerase, whose amino-acid sequence is MRKSIRGAAALVLGSALAASAVAQPPAPGAPPAGVPATPPVAPSVAPSVTPAAKAPEVRPTGNAATVNGKAIPEVAVYRALRQFPDAHKEMARKEIMAHLIENALIDEYLTLLKVTVDDKDVDKLIGDLKKELTDAKKDYVKELEAMMLTEAEFRSEVTAQMKWEKFVQQQGTDAALKQLFDSSPEVFDGTMVRARHILMTPGTDEAKQKDAAQKLRGIKQVVEQEAAKAVAALPPTADALAKEQARTNKTDELFSAYAKEYSTCPSKKDGGDLNFFPRAGAMVEPFAKAAFALKPYEMTDVVATEFGYHLILVTSRRQGAPKKFEDKGVKEDVQMLYAMRIRESVISMMKPKAQITITPK
- a CDS encoding LptF/LptG family permease is translated as MITAIDRMFLVTFFRSYAIVLVSLISLFVVIDLFTHLDDFVNKPGGFAASVRHITVYYGNRVPELFDLLGNFMTLIAGAFTVAWMQRNNELLPLLSAGVPTRRAVRPVLLGSALTLALAPLNQQFVIPEVADQLTMQRDDPDRAKAQVLMGAYDASGIHFEGFAGYKKDRRVDRMCVTFPENSPSGMLHLTAEEAVFIPKNGDDPLTGGWLLTRTAPESFEGKLPTNLTVLGTSRFFIKVQDADYDTVCRGGAWYVYASTTDLREMLIDPEPRRRGKMAVLFHTRVTRPFVGMLMVVFGLSVILWNPNRHVIISSGLCLLISGGLFLFVIACKYLGDQDVLPAALAAWLPVIVFGPPALVAFDSVHT
- a CDS encoding tetratricopeptide repeat protein, whose amino-acid sequence is MSTEQQPPATQPLAKTEPKAEPNVLAASLTTGWEKFKQGELVSYRVMALVLVVTAAIGVTYYILHSNSKVESAKWVEWDSLGTIASMEEYAKKNPNTIQGRLATLDVARIQLGQDGIDRFAAPDQDVRKKAVESVEKARESFTKLVDEFKDDPLLKTQCLLGCAKAEAALVGMTKEGQQDQFRGDPKKAVEWLDKVAESAPDTDWGKDSKKLADELRNLNTQDQVIKLQTSAYNIPAPTLPGLDPKMPRDPIHGGLPGTAP
- the ftsY gene encoding signal recognition particle-docking protein FtsY yields the protein MLGRLFKGIKAGLTKTKGVFGGVFDLLRGKGRVDQAFLDELEKRLYLADVGTQATLLIVDRVRQAFRDKEITGEVEVFVKAQLRELLTATAPGINYQASGPTVVMIAGVNGAGKTTSIAKLANRLHADGKKVLLAACDTFRAAAVEQLTVWAGRIGCEIVKQGQNADPSAVAHDACEKAKARGFDVLIVDTAGRLHTQTHLMKELEKIHRIVTRQIPGAPHEVLLVLDATTGQNALTQAEQFSKSVKCTGIILSKLDGTAKGGSVFAIKQKLGMPVKFVGVGEQIDDMEPFDPDAFVNALFEKE
- a CDS encoding fused DSP-PTPase phosphatase/NAD kinase-like protein, translating into MRIVLQWVLGAVVAVVVLGPPAALYRSQYIHAKRFREVDAGKLYRSGQMTAEGFREFIERHGIKTVVNLQHEEPDPLLPDDWLGKGKVRESELCKELGVGYRLITPDILPPGNTLETEPPAVKEWIALLDDEKNYPILLHCKAGLHRTGRLTAIYRMEYHGWSEGEALRELRANGYGFVAASENDEFVIQFIQNYKPRSKNERLTAGAAGQVVGGAVAAGGARP